Proteins from a single region of Pseudodesulfovibrio portus:
- a CDS encoding type I restriction endonuclease subunit R, with protein sequence MFSDFKEYAASHAPALILLEQLGYEYVPPSTALAMRGGRKSMPALLDVLETRLRAMNSISFKGREHEFSDANIARAVREIAQVPFDSLIATSEQIYDLLTLGISLEQTIDGSVKSHSLKYIDWEHPENNVYHMCDEFEFERRHSDAVRRPDIVLFVNGIPVAIIECKRPDQRGAIKEGISQHLRNQRVTEIPELYIYSQILLSISQNRAMYATTDTDAKFWSIWKEEDADGQKEALDAIVNAPLAEAQRSRLMVEATDEQRDALTRILTSGHRTPTPQDKTLHSLLRPERLLELIYGFIIYDSRIKKIARYQQYFAVKATVDRVTDVKGDSRRRGGVIWHTTGSGKSLTMVMLAKALAIDPRIKNPKVVIVTDRIDLDNQISKTFKACGKDVVQARTGEHLLKLIAGERASIVTTIIDKFETVANKRTKDEDRNIFVLVDESHRSQYGQSHAKMRVVFPNACYIGFTGTPLLKKEKSTADQFGGFIHKYTMNQAVQDRAVAPLRYEGRMSELHGDDAELDKWFDRITEGLTPEQKSDLKKKFKQAEQLFSAESRIAEVAYDIAQHFKQFCKGTGKKAQFAVASRSTALAYLRCFEEQDEVSVAVVMSSPDSREGNTSTDESKMPEVQVFWNDMMRRYGNEKQYLESIINAFNHNDDPEILIVIDKLLTGFDAPRNSVLYLDKNLKEHNILQAIARVNRLWDGKDYGLVVDYRGIFGALNEAIDTYAALEKEGFDRADIENTILDVSGEIEQLKARHANVWEIFKEVGNKADIEAMQLALEPEDIRERFYDALRLFANTLQLALSSARFLDNTPEKTIRRYKADLKDFLNLRNAVKHRFGEAVDYSAYEQQLKNMVSKHIGADAVQEVVAPVDIFAVDTFEQQLELIQGDAAKADHIAARVKKTITVRMDEDPVLFKRLSEIINETISSHRAHRLSDAEYLGKMRGLLDDLQQGERGNLPPSLKGKDEAAVYFGILGEMLEGQIAEASLPQMAISIDDAVTSRKIRDWSDNIDIVNEMKNDIEDVLYDASESSGVTFPGEVIDAVIDKLILVAKRRDLA encoded by the coding sequence ATGTTTAGCGACTTCAAGGAATACGCCGCATCCCATGCCCCTGCGCTGATCCTGCTGGAACAGCTCGGTTACGAGTATGTTCCGCCCTCCACGGCCCTGGCCATGCGCGGGGGACGCAAGTCCATGCCGGCCCTGCTGGACGTGTTGGAAACCCGGTTGCGGGCGATGAATTCCATCTCCTTCAAGGGGCGGGAGCACGAGTTCTCGGATGCCAATATCGCGCGGGCCGTTCGGGAGATCGCCCAGGTGCCGTTCGACAGCCTGATCGCCACCAGCGAACAGATCTATGACCTGCTCACCCTCGGCATCAGCCTGGAGCAGACCATTGACGGGTCCGTGAAAAGCCATTCCCTGAAATACATCGATTGGGAACACCCGGAGAATAACGTCTACCACATGTGCGACGAGTTCGAGTTCGAGCGGCGCCATTCCGATGCCGTGCGCCGGCCGGACATCGTGCTGTTCGTCAACGGCATTCCCGTGGCCATCATCGAGTGCAAGCGGCCCGACCAGCGCGGGGCCATCAAGGAAGGCATCAGCCAGCATCTTCGCAACCAGCGGGTCACGGAAATTCCGGAGTTGTACATCTACAGCCAGATATTGCTTTCAATCAGCCAGAATCGGGCCATGTACGCCACGACGGACACGGATGCGAAGTTCTGGTCGATCTGGAAGGAAGAGGACGCTGACGGCCAAAAAGAAGCCCTGGACGCCATCGTCAACGCACCCTTGGCCGAAGCGCAACGGTCCCGGCTCATGGTCGAGGCCACGGACGAACAGCGGGATGCCCTGACGCGCATCCTTACTTCCGGGCATCGCACCCCCACGCCGCAGGACAAGACCCTGCACTCCCTTCTGCGCCCGGAGCGGCTCCTGGAACTCATATACGGTTTCATCATCTACGACAGCCGCATCAAGAAAATCGCCCGTTACCAGCAATATTTCGCGGTCAAGGCCACGGTGGACCGGGTCACCGACGTCAAAGGCGACAGCCGCCGCCGGGGCGGGGTCATCTGGCACACAACGGGATCGGGCAAATCCCTGACCATGGTCATGCTCGCCAAGGCCCTGGCGATCGACCCCCGCATCAAGAATCCCAAGGTGGTCATCGTCACCGACCGCATCGACCTGGACAACCAGATCTCCAAGACCTTCAAGGCGTGTGGCAAGGACGTGGTCCAGGCCCGGACCGGGGAACACCTGCTCAAGCTCATTGCCGGGGAACGCGCCTCCATCGTCACCACCATCATCGACAAGTTCGAGACCGTGGCCAACAAGCGCACCAAGGACGAGGACCGGAACATCTTCGTGCTGGTGGACGAAAGCCATCGCAGCCAATACGGCCAGAGCCATGCCAAGATGCGCGTGGTCTTCCCCAACGCCTGCTATATCGGGTTCACTGGCACGCCGCTCCTGAAGAAGGAGAAGAGCACGGCCGACCAGTTCGGCGGCTTCATCCACAAGTACACCATGAACCAGGCGGTCCAGGACCGGGCCGTGGCCCCGCTCAGGTACGAAGGCCGCATGAGCGAACTGCACGGGGACGATGCCGAACTGGATAAGTGGTTCGACCGTATCACCGAGGGGCTGACCCCCGAGCAGAAAAGCGATCTCAAAAAGAAATTCAAGCAGGCCGAGCAACTCTTTTCCGCCGAGTCGCGTATCGCCGAAGTCGCCTATGACATCGCCCAGCATTTCAAACAGTTTTGCAAGGGCACCGGCAAGAAGGCCCAGTTCGCCGTTGCCAGCCGGTCGACGGCGTTGGCCTACCTGCGGTGTTTCGAGGAACAGGACGAAGTCTCCGTGGCCGTGGTCATGTCTTCCCCTGACAGCCGAGAGGGCAACACCTCCACCGATGAATCCAAGATGCCCGAGGTGCAGGTGTTCTGGAACGACATGATGCGCCGGTACGGCAACGAGAAACAGTATCTCGAAAGCATCATCAACGCCTTCAATCACAATGACGACCCAGAAATCCTGATCGTCATCGACAAGCTTCTCACCGGGTTCGATGCGCCCCGGAATAGCGTTTTATACCTGGACAAGAACCTCAAGGAGCACAACATCCTTCAGGCTATCGCCCGGGTGAACCGTTTGTGGGACGGCAAGGATTACGGCCTGGTGGTGGATTACCGGGGCATCTTCGGAGCCTTGAATGAAGCCATCGACACCTATGCCGCCCTGGAAAAGGAAGGGTTCGACCGGGCCGACATCGAGAACACCATTCTCGACGTCAGCGGCGAAATCGAACAACTCAAGGCCAGGCACGCCAATGTCTGGGAGATTTTCAAGGAAGTCGGGAACAAGGCGGACATCGAGGCCATGCAACTGGCCCTGGAGCCGGAAGATATCCGGGAGCGGTTTTACGATGCCCTGCGCCTCTTTGCCAACACCCTGCAACTGGCGCTGAGCAGCGCGCGGTTTCTCGACAATACGCCCGAGAAGACGATCCGCCGGTACAAGGCCGATTTGAAGGATTTCCTGAACCTTCGCAACGCCGTCAAGCATCGGTTCGGCGAGGCCGTGGATTACTCGGCCTACGAGCAACAGCTCAAGAACATGGTCAGCAAGCACATCGGAGCGGATGCCGTGCAGGAGGTGGTCGCCCCGGTGGATATCTTTGCCGTGGACACCTTCGAGCAACAGTTGGAGCTGATCCAGGGGGATGCCGCCAAGGCCGACCACATTGCGGCCCGTGTGAAAAAGACGATCACCGTCAGGATGGACGAGGACCCGGTCCTCTTCAAGCGCCTGTCGGAAATCATCAATGAAACCATCAGCAGCCATCGTGCGCACCGGCTTTCCGATGCCGAATATCTCGGCAAGATGCGGGGACTGCTGGATGACTTGCAACAGGGGGAACGTGGCAACCTGCCGCCGTCCCTCAAGGGCAAGGACGAAGCCGCCGTTTACTTCGGAATCCTGGGGGAAATGCTGGAAGGGCAGATCGCCGAAGCTTCCTTGCCCCAGATGGCGATATCCATAGACGACGCCGTAACATCCAGGAAAATCAGGGATTGGAGCGACAATATTGATATTGTCAACGAAATGAAGAACGATATTGAAGACGTTTTGTATGACGCTTCGGAATCATCCGGTGTGACATTTCCCGGCGAAGTGATAGATGCTGTCATCGACAAATTGATTCTTGTTGCCAAGAGACGAGACCTTGCCTGA
- a CDS encoding DUF6119 family protein gives MAKKQFFSIYLLRAKFDATNAIKEESLDSVGEPVEAANLPEGGRMYVFESEPDAPWWVNYWGANVQLEQASKGAIVFLPVNKRVFAFTFGTGFHHLEPAAYVYDFGLRVTLNSVQPEGILSTDSLAPVNAQRQRTQMPTPSGLAEFDFDGDRVVIKRMTGKVEKGITKPFSQATGAESLRIGLDVNADQLTKVCKRLLTLYNKKDYEEIFPTIDNLKPEKNPDVVAKLRDDLCKRLINRSPGIDITVPDIIDFEKVGGCRFSGVGSSDVYNDVTVSSYYDYLNAHSVVLAKKDVDQIMTHKLILVDGTDDDAGVLKQFPLFKCILCEIEKDGDIYHFSDGEWYRFKKGFVSNMRQELNKYFVKCTLPDYAHENEGEYNEDVVKQNGRYVCLDKKNIAPKGSTPVEPCDLYSVEKGHATFSHIKRHTRSAQLSHLFNQGANSIELIKLEPKSLKRMEENIESNIGANDKKLYLGAVSGNKLKVVYGIVTHKDMRAKSKNLPLFSCISLRNAIHKLRLAGVEIECMFIKDKTV, from the coding sequence ATGGCAAAAAAACAGTTTTTTAGCATTTACCTGTTGCGGGCAAAGTTTGATGCAACCAATGCTATAAAAGAAGAATCCCTGGATTCCGTTGGCGAACCCGTCGAGGCGGCTAACTTGCCCGAGGGTGGAAGGATGTACGTCTTTGAAAGCGAGCCAGATGCTCCTTGGTGGGTCAACTATTGGGGGGCCAATGTTCAGCTTGAGCAGGCTTCAAAGGGTGCAATTGTATTTTTGCCGGTCAATAAAAGAGTTTTCGCATTTACGTTTGGGACCGGATTTCACCACCTTGAACCAGCAGCATACGTCTACGATTTCGGATTGCGGGTTACTTTGAATAGTGTTCAACCCGAAGGTATCCTGAGCACGGATTCGCTTGCCCCGGTAAATGCCCAACGCCAACGCACCCAAATGCCAACCCCTTCTGGCTTGGCAGAGTTTGATTTTGATGGGGATCGGGTCGTTATTAAACGGATGACTGGAAAAGTTGAAAAAGGCATCACAAAGCCGTTTTCTCAAGCGACCGGCGCGGAAAGCCTCCGTATAGGGCTTGATGTGAATGCGGATCAGCTTACAAAGGTATGCAAACGGTTGCTAACACTTTATAATAAAAAAGATTATGAAGAAATTTTTCCAACGATCGACAACCTTAAACCCGAAAAGAATCCTGATGTTGTCGCAAAGTTGAGGGATGATCTTTGTAAAAGGCTTATCAATAGGAGCCCTGGGATCGACATCACCGTTCCGGATATCATCGACTTCGAAAAAGTCGGTGGATGCCGGTTTTCTGGTGTTGGAAGCAGTGACGTATATAACGATGTGACGGTGTCCAGCTATTATGACTATTTAAATGCACATTCGGTAGTTTTGGCTAAAAAGGATGTGGATCAGATCATGACCCACAAGCTTATTTTGGTTGATGGCACCGATGACGACGCGGGTGTATTGAAGCAGTTTCCCCTATTCAAGTGTATTCTTTGTGAGATTGAAAAGGATGGGGATATTTATCATTTTAGTGACGGGGAGTGGTATCGGTTTAAAAAGGGTTTCGTGTCCAATATGCGGCAGGAGTTGAACAAATATTTTGTGAAATGTACCTTGCCAGACTATGCCCACGAAAATGAAGGAGAATACAATGAAGATGTTGTGAAGCAAAATGGAAGGTACGTCTGCCTAGACAAGAAAAACATCGCCCCAAAAGGTTCTACTCCTGTGGAGCCTTGTGATTTGTATTCGGTTGAAAAAGGTCATGCAACATTTTCCCATATAAAACGGCACACCCGTTCGGCTCAACTCAGCCACCTGTTTAATCAGGGAGCCAACTCGATTGAGCTGATCAAGCTTGAACCCAAGTCGCTCAAGCGCATGGAGGAAAACATTGAATCTAATATCGGTGCCAACGACAAGAAGTTGTATCTTGGAGCGGTATCCGGGAACAAACTCAAGGTGGTCTATGGGATTGTTACGCATAAAGACATGCGAGCGAAATCGAAAAACCTGCCCCTTTTTTCTTGTATCAGCTTGAGGAATGCAATCCACAAATTGCGCCTTGCTGGCGTCGAGATAGAATGCATGTTTATCAAGGACAAGACGGTGTAG
- a CDS encoding DUF4917 family protein: protein MLSFQEALQRAENKKHLLLGNGFSIALKPDIFRYDTLFEQADFSGNEHLRGIFSALGTTDFEEVVKTLESGAKVLPHYLGPTPGVDAQMQQDALRIKEILVTTIANKHPERPGDISFAEYEACKFFLGNFLGSGGKLYSLNYDILLYWVLMNSDLANNDGFKNDPDDPDAVYVVWDRGDSRGQNVYFLHGGLHLFDAGHQIQKNTWVRSTVPLIDQAQEAVAANKFPLFVAEGTSQQKMKKIQHSAYLHKGLRSLAEISGSIFTYGVSFSENDEHILRTIEMGKVRSIFVGLYGDENSESNQRIRSRVDQMVLLRRDSPRRNDLAVFYFDCASAAVWG, encoded by the coding sequence ATGCTTTCGTTCCAAGAAGCACTTCAACGGGCTGAAAATAAGAAGCATCTCTTGCTTGGCAACGGGTTTAGCATCGCGCTTAAGCCGGATATTTTTCGATACGACACGTTGTTTGAACAGGCCGATTTTTCCGGGAACGAACATTTGCGGGGAATCTTTTCAGCGCTCGGCACAACGGATTTTGAAGAGGTGGTGAAAACCCTGGAGTCGGGGGCGAAGGTCTTGCCCCATTATTTGGGGCCAACACCTGGCGTCGATGCGCAAATGCAACAGGACGCTCTCCGAATCAAAGAGATTTTGGTCACGACCATCGCCAACAAGCATCCCGAACGCCCTGGGGATATTTCGTTTGCCGAGTATGAAGCCTGCAAGTTTTTTCTGGGCAACTTCCTCGGCTCCGGCGGCAAACTCTACTCGCTGAATTATGACATCCTGCTGTATTGGGTTTTGATGAACAGCGATCTGGCAAACAACGACGGGTTCAAAAACGATCCCGATGATCCCGACGCTGTCTACGTCGTCTGGGACAGGGGGGATTCACGGGGCCAAAACGTGTATTTTCTGCACGGCGGTCTTCATCTTTTTGATGCTGGTCACCAAATCCAGAAAAACACCTGGGTCCGTTCAACTGTCCCCCTGATAGACCAGGCCCAAGAGGCAGTCGCTGCAAACAAGTTTCCGCTTTTTGTGGCGGAAGGCACTTCCCAACAGAAAATGAAGAAAATCCAGCATAGCGCCTATCTTCACAAAGGGCTGCGGAGCCTTGCCGAAATCTCAGGGTCGATTTTCACCTATGGGGTTTCTTTTTCGGAGAACGATGAGCACATCCTTCGGACCATTGAGATGGGCAAAGTGAGGTCCATATTCGTCGGATTGTATGGGGATGAAAACAGCGAATCCAACCAGCGTATCCGTTCCCGGGTGGACCAGATGGTTTTGCTTCGTAGGGATAGCCCGAGGCGAAACGACTTGGCCGTTTTCTACTTCGATTGTGCAAGCGCCGCTGTATGGGGGTAA
- a CDS encoding restriction endonuclease subunit S, with amino-acid sequence MTSQNMQRVKGLGLIPNDWEVIEANSLCSKITKGTTPPSGDLADKGEIPFLRVTNLTFQGRPNFNDIKYVSREIHSGFLARSKAYPGDILMNIVGPPLGQFALLNEEFGEYNLNQAVIIFRASSTKITNTYLLHYLMSSVALKWLESFSKKTSGQQNLTIQLCKDLPIPVPSAMEQRLIVKTLATWDRAIEKTEALIEAKERRKAGLMQRLLTSKVRFGEFAGETWKEMSIGKLLRQVKRPVVWDDDASYKLLSLRRASGGLFHRQTLRGSEILTKKMNTALEGDFLISKMQVVHGATGLTTAKFDGYHVSDSYLSYVARDPSTLDIRFFNWLCKTKEMYHKAYRSSYGVHIEKMTFNPKLWLKETIMLPPTTEEQAKIVEVLDTSVAEIEEHRTQLAALKEQKKGLMQQLLTGKVRVKVS; translated from the coding sequence ATGACAAGTCAAAACATGCAGCGAGTAAAAGGGCTTGGCCTGATACCCAATGATTGGGAGGTGATAGAGGCCAATTCTTTATGCTCAAAAATCACCAAGGGTACGACTCCCCCCAGTGGGGATCTCGCTGATAAAGGAGAAATACCATTCCTTCGGGTGACAAATCTCACTTTCCAAGGGCGACCAAATTTTAATGACATAAAATATGTGTCCCGCGAAATCCATTCAGGGTTTCTCGCCAGATCTAAAGCATATCCTGGCGATATTTTGATGAATATTGTCGGCCCCCCTTTGGGGCAATTTGCTCTATTGAATGAAGAGTTTGGAGAATACAACTTAAACCAAGCGGTTATAATATTTCGAGCCTCTTCTACAAAAATCACTAATACATACTTGCTACATTACTTGATGAGTTCTGTTGCTTTGAAATGGCTTGAAAGCTTTTCAAAGAAAACTTCTGGGCAACAAAATCTTACCATTCAGCTTTGCAAAGATTTACCCATTCCTGTTCCGTCGGCAATGGAGCAAAGGCTGATTGTCAAAACCCTTGCCACCTGGGACCGCGCCATCGAGAAGACCGAGGCCCTGATCGAGGCCAAGGAGCGGCGGAAAGCGGGTCTCATGCAACGGCTTCTGACGAGCAAGGTGCGGTTCGGGGAATTCGCCGGGGAAACGTGGAAGGAAATGAGCATTGGCAAGCTGCTGAGGCAGGTCAAGCGTCCGGTTGTTTGGGATGATGACGCATCGTATAAATTGCTTAGCCTGAGAAGAGCTTCTGGGGGCCTTTTTCATCGCCAGACTTTGCGCGGCTCAGAGATATTGACCAAAAAAATGAATACGGCCCTGGAAGGAGATTTCTTGATTTCAAAAATGCAGGTGGTTCATGGGGCAACCGGCCTCACGACCGCAAAATTTGACGGTTATCACGTTTCCGATTCGTATTTATCCTACGTGGCCCGTGACCCAAGTACACTCGATATTCGATTCTTCAATTGGTTATGTAAAACCAAGGAGATGTACCATAAGGCGTACAGGTCAAGTTACGGTGTTCATATTGAAAAGATGACTTTCAATCCGAAGCTCTGGTTGAAAGAGACAATTATGCTTCCGCCAACAACGGAGGAACAAGCTAAAATTGTTGAGGTGCTGGACACCTCGGTCGCGGAAATCGAGGAGCATCGCACCCAGCTCGCCGCCCTCAAGGAACAGAAAAAGGGCCTCATGCAGCAGCTTTTGACCGGAAAAGTGCGGGTCAAAGTATCCTGA
- the dinD gene encoding DNA damage-inducible protein D, with amino-acid sequence MTRERSVEKAHHLTFEELKLQDENGDDFWLARQLSKVLGYGEYRNFLPVIEKAKTSCENSGQPVSDHFVEVHEMIALGKGGQRAMESYALSRYACYLIVQNADPSKPVIANGQTYFAIQTRRQELADDESFQQLKEEEKRLFLREEMKEHNKQLVKAAQQAGVESGLDFAIFQNHGYKGLYGGLDAKGIHLRKGLKKSQNILDNMGSTELAANLFRATQTEEKLRRENIRGKQAANQTHFEVGKKVRQTIKELGGTMPEELPVPDEDLAKVARRVKAAEKKALGAKKEGGE; translated from the coding sequence ATGACCAGGGAGCGGAGCGTCGAGAAGGCGCACCACCTGACCTTTGAGGAATTGAAGCTTCAGGACGAGAACGGCGATGATTTCTGGCTTGCCCGCCAGTTGTCGAAAGTGCTTGGCTACGGGGAATACCGCAACTTCCTCCCTGTCATAGAAAAGGCCAAGACGAGCTGTGAAAACAGCGGCCAGCCGGTGTCCGATCATTTCGTGGAGGTCCACGAGATGATCGCCCTGGGCAAGGGGGGGCAGAGGGCCATGGAGTCGTATGCCCTCAGCCGTTACGCCTGTTACCTGATCGTCCAGAACGCCGACCCCTCGAAGCCGGTCATCGCCAACGGGCAGACCTATTTTGCCATCCAGACCCGTCGGCAGGAACTGGCGGATGACGAGTCGTTTCAGCAGCTCAAGGAAGAAGAAAAGCGGTTGTTTTTGCGGGAGGAGATGAAAGAGCACAACAAGCAACTGGTGAAGGCCGCCCAGCAGGCCGGGGTCGAATCCGGTCTTGATTTCGCCATCTTCCAGAACCACGGCTACAAGGGGTTGTATGGCGGCCTAGATGCCAAGGGCATCCATCTACGCAAGGGGCTGAAAAAGAGTCAGAACATCCTCGACAACATGGGCAGTACCGAACTCGCCGCCAACCTGTTCCGTGCCACGCAGACCGAGGAGAAGCTCCGGCGTGAGAACATCCGGGGCAAACAAGCGGCGAACCAAACCCATTTCGAGGTCGGCAAGAAAGTTCGTCAGACCATCAAGGAGCTGGGCGGAACCATGCCCGAGGAACTGCCCGTGCCGGATGAGGATTTGGCAAAGGTTGCCCGGCGCGTGAAGGCTGCGGAGAAGAAGGCGCTTGGAGCGAAGAAGGAAGGTGGGGAATGA
- a CDS encoding type I restriction-modification system subunit M, which yields MTATKVNQKEINDILFKACDTFRGILNASQYKDYILAMLFVKYLSDVYRERYEELSQQFKGDKERIGRRLARERFVMPEGCTFYDLFDQRNATNVGEVINTTFEKIEDANRAKLQGVFRNIDYNSEANLGKTKDRNRRLKKFLEDLNDPRLDLRPSRVGNLDVIGNAYEYLIANFAAGAGKKAGEFYTPPEVSELIAELVDPQPGERICDPACGSGSLLIKCGNRVRRTSEDFSLYGQEINGETWALAKMNMFLHGMDRARVEWGDTLREPKLIEDDTTMKFEVVVANPPFSLDKWGYKSAQSDPHNRFHRGLPPKSKADYAFISHMIETTTLESGRVGVVVPHGVLFRGGAEGKIRQQLIEENFLDAVIGLPANLFFGTGIPAAILVFKRNRPDKDVLFIDASREYADAKNQNKLRPEDVRKIVDTYQAREFVDKYAYAAGFDELKENDFNLNIPRYVDTFEEEEEVDIAKVQGEIEELEKELAEVRKEMAGYLEDLGVL from the coding sequence ATGACCGCCACCAAAGTGAACCAGAAAGAGATCAACGATATCCTTTTTAAGGCGTGCGACACCTTCCGGGGCATCCTCAACGCCAGCCAGTACAAGGATTATATCCTGGCGATGCTTTTCGTGAAGTACCTCTCGGACGTCTACCGGGAGCGCTACGAGGAATTGAGCCAGCAGTTCAAGGGTGACAAGGAACGCATCGGACGCCGTCTGGCCAGGGAGCGTTTCGTCATGCCGGAGGGGTGCACCTTCTATGACCTTTTCGACCAGCGCAACGCCACCAATGTGGGTGAGGTCATCAACACCACCTTTGAGAAGATTGAAGATGCGAACCGTGCCAAGTTGCAGGGAGTCTTTCGCAACATCGATTACAATTCCGAGGCGAATCTCGGCAAGACCAAGGACCGTAACCGCCGTCTGAAGAAGTTCCTGGAGGACCTCAATGACCCTCGCCTGGACCTGCGCCCGTCGCGGGTGGGCAACCTGGATGTCATCGGCAATGCCTATGAATACCTCATCGCCAACTTCGCTGCCGGTGCGGGCAAGAAGGCCGGGGAATTCTACACGCCGCCGGAGGTCTCGGAGCTGATCGCGGAACTGGTTGATCCCCAGCCGGGCGAGCGCATCTGCGATCCTGCCTGCGGTTCGGGCTCGTTGCTCATCAAGTGCGGCAATCGGGTTCGCCGGACGTCCGAGGATTTTTCCCTATACGGACAGGAGATCAACGGCGAGACCTGGGCGCTTGCCAAGATGAATATGTTTCTGCACGGCATGGACCGGGCCAGGGTCGAATGGGGCGACACCCTGCGTGAACCCAAGCTGATCGAGGACGACACCACCATGAAGTTCGAGGTGGTGGTGGCCAATCCGCCCTTCTCCCTCGACAAGTGGGGCTACAAGTCGGCCCAGAGCGACCCCCATAACCGTTTCCACCGCGGCCTGCCGCCCAAGTCCAAGGCGGATTACGCCTTCATCTCGCACATGATCGAGACCACCACCCTGGAATCCGGGCGGGTCGGCGTGGTGGTGCCGCACGGCGTGCTTTTCCGGGGCGGCGCGGAAGGCAAGATCCGGCAGCAGCTCATCGAGGAGAATTTTCTGGATGCCGTCATCGGCCTGCCTGCCAACCTGTTCTTCGGCACGGGCATCCCGGCGGCCATCCTGGTATTTAAACGCAACCGGCCCGATAAGGATGTCCTGTTCATCGACGCCAGCCGGGAATACGCCGATGCCAAGAACCAGAACAAGTTGCGCCCCGAGGATGTCCGCAAGATCGTGGACACCTACCAGGCCCGCGAGTTCGTGGACAAATATGCCTATGCGGCCGGGTTCGATGAACTCAAGGAGAATGATTTCAACCTGAACATCCCCCGCTACGTGGACACCTTCGAGGAAGAGGAAGAAGTGGACATCGCCAAGGTGCAGGGCGAGATCGAGGAACTGGAAAAGGAGCTGGCCGAAGTCCGCAAGGAAATGGCCGGATACCTGGAAGATCTGGGAGTGCTGTAA
- a CDS encoding restriction endonuclease subunit S produces MIRKKTKSLVHSKCQSAPLKRVAKLFAGHPFRGRIEHDPEGTISVVQLKNVDPVLGVNENRLPKVVPTGRRRPTFLEQGDILFVNRGMRFFGALVDRPLEKAVAAPHFFIIKANPTLVRPDYLAWFLNGKQAQRYYGQCAAGTALPHITRKTLEALSVPVPSLERQALIAKVYRCGLREKILTERIVEQRELLLSEILDAASQETN; encoded by the coding sequence ATGATTCGAAAAAAAACAAAAAGCTTGGTGCATTCAAAATGTCAATCAGCCCCCTTGAAGCGCGTGGCGAAATTGTTCGCCGGGCATCCGTTTCGGGGCAGGATTGAACACGATCCGGAAGGCACGATATCCGTGGTCCAGCTTAAGAATGTGGACCCTGTTCTGGGGGTAAACGAGAATCGGTTGCCCAAGGTCGTGCCGACTGGGCGCCGCCGCCCTACTTTTCTGGAGCAAGGGGATATCCTTTTCGTGAATCGGGGGATGCGGTTTTTCGGAGCGCTGGTCGACAGGCCGCTCGAGAAAGCCGTGGCCGCACCGCATTTTTTCATTATCAAGGCCAACCCCACATTGGTTCGCCCGGACTATCTGGCCTGGTTCCTGAACGGCAAGCAGGCCCAGCGATATTATGGGCAGTGTGCGGCCGGGACGGCCCTGCCTCACATCACCCGGAAGACATTGGAAGCCCTTTCGGTCCCCGTGCCGTCTCTCGAAAGACAAGCGCTGATAGCCAAGGTTTATCGGTGTGGTTTGCGAGAAAAAATTTTGACGGAACGGATCGTGGAGCAACGGGAATTGTTATTGTCCGAGATATTGGACGCCGCATCGCAAGAGACAAATTAA
- a CDS encoding helix-turn-helix domain-containing protein: MGNTSLASKALSPDAAETLKQLGANIKEARVRRGMTQVELATRASTSHAALGRLERGEPSVGIGILVQVLDVLGLAAGLGQVANPDMDDVGKSLQQLKSPKRVRTKKRDDLDF; the protein is encoded by the coding sequence ATGGGAAATACATCGCTCGCAAGCAAGGCGTTGTCCCCCGATGCTGCGGAGACGCTGAAACAGCTGGGTGCGAACATCAAGGAAGCACGTGTGCGCCGAGGGATGACGCAGGTCGAGCTGGCCACGCGGGCATCGACCAGTCATGCCGCCCTGGGGCGGCTGGAACGCGGCGAGCCGTCGGTGGGCATCGGCATCCTGGTGCAGGTCCTAGACGTGCTGGGGCTGGCCGCAGGGCTTGGCCAAGTGGCCAATCCGGACATGGACGACGTCGGGAAGTCTCTCCAACAGTTGAAAAGCCCAAAGCGAGTCCGCACCAAGAAGCGTGACGACCTTGATTTCTAG